The Vitis vinifera cultivar Pinot Noir 40024 chromosome 8, ASM3070453v1 genome segment aaacttagtaaaactttttattcaatttttttccttattttttctcCTCATAATtaaagaatgaagaaaatatttttttaatatttaattttaaaatcctaAATATATAATACAAAACCATATTGTTATGCATTGtactaaaagataaaatttactTCTTGCTGGTCAAACAAAATCATATGGAACATTTTAGTACCAACCTTTTCGTGCTTGTTAGGATGCAACTTTCATCTTCCATAGAACACAAAAGTTTGTTAAGGTGCTAACTTTttatcatggttttaaaaatcggattggATTAGTCGGTCACGGTTTCAATCCGATCAATTATATCGGAAATATATAGGTTAAATTGGGATCGGATTGGTTGAACCAGGGTCCGACCGGTGAATCGGACAAACTGGACCGTtcgattaatttttatttttattttgtttatcagcatcaaaacgacgtcgttttgatgtTTCTAGCGTCAAAATGACGCCGTTTTGGAGGACCTCCTTCCAAACCCTCCCTCTTCAACAACTGCCACCCACCCCCAACACGCCGCGACAGGCTCCCACAGTCGGCCGTTTCACCTCAATGGCAGACACAACTCTACTTACTCCTCTAACAATGGCAGCAAGAGCATCAAGTTCCTCAAGAAGACTCTCTTTCACAAACACTAGTTCAATGCTTTCTACCAAGGTCGTCCCAAAAGGGTTTCTGGCCGTGTGCGTGGGGAAGGAGTTGAAGAGGTTCATCATCCCGACCAGTGAACAgtgaatcaataatttttttcggTTCAATAATTGATTtggttctaaaaacattgttTTATATCCCTTAAATAACAAACACTTTACTTCTTATTCGAGGACTCCTCAAACTCAAATTCGTTAATCAGCATACAACTTCTTACTCATCTCCTTCAATTAAAAGTCTTTTTATGTCATTAAAAATATCCAAGGCTTATTATATCAACTAATTGGTGATCCAACCCTTAGTTTTTTTATTGTGGGCATGTGccttattttattatcaattattaaaagataattatgatgcacttattttgttattaattaccttttattcaatttaaaagataattatgattaataatattaaatgctAAAATCCTATTAGTTAGTTAAGgagacatttttttaaattatcgtTGATGTTGATGAaactcaaaaaagaaagaaactctATTTTagatttgatgttttttttacCCAATATATATACGGTTTTCCATGCATCAAGAAACCAAGTTTTTTCTAATTTGCTATTCTCCGTAAAGAATTTTTCTTGAAGATCAATCTCATGGatcaaaatatgttttcttgattatttattttatttatgaaaaatcacAAAGTTCTAAGATTTGTGAATTAGGGTTATGATTGTTTtgcataaattaaataaatcataacATGTGGTATTAGAGCACAAGATTTACTAacttttgattttcttctaaagattattttatgtttatcttATGATATCAAATCTTTTAAcaagaatattaaatttattgatatttttcacTTCAATTGTGTTGGTATACCTTTATGAGTTGAAAGGTATGTTCTACCTTTCAAATAATTGACTATTTAATAACTATTATTGATGTGATTTCTTTTGTATCTTAttgtttatcattttttttaagtttgtttCGGATCTTCTTTTAGTTTCCTCTTGTATATTTGTTGATGAAATCTTTAAGAGAATTAATTGatatataataagataaaaGTATTGCATGAAATTTTGagtaatatatacataaaatgTATTGCAattattgtattattatttatgtttatttgatattatacaacttaaatatatattatgaatGGTTTGCTAATCACCAAAGTGACAAAACACTAAAGTTTTATGTCTATTAAATTGcacaatattattaaataaatgttAACTATCTAATTTGATATCTATATCATGAATAATTTGTTAGTCACCAACGTGGCTAGATTAGAAAGTTTTCATAAAggtcaaattaaataaaattcaattgttGATTATTATATAATGCTATATATTAGATGACATAATGATAggtatacattttttttttgtcacaagTATATTGAACTTCattgattataaaaatatttaggattgaCCCAAAGGTTGAttagttaattttataattagaaTATGATTGTGGTTAATTAATATACTTTATTTGATATGTATAGTATATCTAAATATGGAGAACATGTCAAGTTAGGGTATATATAATtgtcaattataaaataaataaataaataaattaagcattaaatatatttattgttgTACATTGTTGGATTACCCAAAAGAGAATGTACAATTATTGTTTATGTTAatgttaatatttgaatatgcattatgtatttaattttatgactCAAAATATTAATGTATAAGCGGCGTTCTATGTTTGTAGTATCTGTTCTTATTTCTCTTCATTCACaagttttgtttgttttgaaatATAATGGGTTTAATTCCTTTGAGTAGTGTGAACAAGTCCAATTTCACCTAAATGTTTTAGATCTTGATTTGACACTCCCAACTAATAAGCTTGTTGCTAGTATGAATGCAAGCAACATAAAACAAAGGTATTTTCATTGGGCTTCGGAAAGATCAAATAGAGTAAGCTTAATGTTTATGCGGATGATAGTTGCAAACAACATCAAGTCCACAATTCCCAAGATTGAAagtgtaaaagaatatatatgaaatttatggaAGAATGGTCTTAGTCTGACTCTATTGATAAGTCATAAGCTAAAACATTAATGGGTACATTAACCACCATGAAGTTTAATAGTTCATGTACCATGTATGAGCATGTCATTGAGatgacaaatataaaaataaaatttaaatctatgGAAATTAAAGTGAATGGAAACTTCCTTGTGTAGTTCATTATAAACTCCTTGCCTTCTTGGTATGCCTTTCCAAATGGGTTATAATACTATTAAGGATAAGTGGAATGTGCATAAATTATAGCATCTCCTCATTCAAGAGGAGACCAAGTTAAAGAAACAAGGAGTTCATTTAATTAATCTCATGGATCAATAAACATCTGGAAAGAGACCTAGAAAGAATAATGGAGATGGCAAACAAGGACTACATAAGGTTAATGTGTCATCTACTCAAATCCACAAGAATGAACACAAGAATGATAAGTGTTATTTATGCAAAAAGCCTAAACACTATTAGAAAGATTGCCTAAATTGTAAGACATGGTTAGAAAACAAAGGTAAGCCTAGTGCTTTCGTATGTTTTGAATCAAATTTGGTAGAAATTCCTTATAATACTTGATGGATTAATTCTGGTTATATCACTCATGTTTCTAATACAATGTAAGGATTCATTACGACCCAAACCATAAatccaaatgaaaattttgaattcatggGGAATTGAGTCAAAGTTCCAATTGAAACTATTAAGATctataatttgattttagataTTGGTTGGACATCATATAGATGTTTTTTTCAAACCCtttatgttctttttatttttagaaatttagttTCATTGTATAAACTTGATACAACTGGATACtcttttaaatttgggaatgaATATTTCAGTTTGTTTAAACATAATCATTTCAATGGTTTTGGTGATCTATGTGATAGAATGATTATGTTTAAACAAACTGAAACATCCATTCCCACATTTAAAAGAGTATCCATTTGTATCAAGTTtagatagaaaaaataaatttatagcaATAGAAGGAACATAAAGGGTTTGAAAAAGATCTAAATGATGTTTAGTATCTAAAATCAAATGATAGGTTCTAATGGCTTTAACCAGGGTTTTGACTCGATTTCTCATGaagacaaaattttcatttggatTTATGCTTTGGATCATAAAGAATCTCTGCATTGTATTGGAAATATAAGTGGTATAATtagaatcaatccaccaagtATTATAAGGAACTTCTACCAAATTTGTTTCGAAACATATGAAACCACTAGACTTATCTTTCCTTTTGAACCATGCCTTGTGTATCAGGCAATCTCTTTGATAGTGCTCAAACTTTTTGCAAAAATAACACATATCATTCTTGTGTTCCTTCTTATGGATTTGGGAAGATGACACATTAATCTTATGTAGTCCTTGTTTGCCATTTCCATTTATCTTTCTAGGTTTCTTTCCAACTCCTTATTGACCCATAAGATTAATGGAATGAATTCTTTGTTTCCTTAAGTTTGACCTCCTTTTGAATGAGCATATTATGCAATTCATGAACATTCCACTTATTCTTAATAGTATTGTAACCCATTTGGAATAAGGCATATCGAGAAAGTAAGAAGTTTATAATGAACTACAcaataaatttttcattcaCTTATTTTCCCATAAATTTCAGTTTTGCTTTTATATTTGTCATCTCGGTGACAAGTTCTTGCATGGTACATAAACAATCAAACTTCATGGTGATTAATGTACCAATTAATGTCCTAGTTGATGACTTATCAGTGTAGTTAAACTAAGATCGTTCttccacaaatttcatattttcctttgtacttttAGTTTTAGGAATTGTGGACTTGATGTTGTTTGCTATTGTCATTTGTATAAACATTAAACTcagtttgtttgatattttccAAACCTTATGAAAAGACTTATGTTCTATGTTATTTGAATTAGGCATATCAACAGACTTATTGGTTAGGAGTGTTAAATCAAGATCTAGAACACCTAGGTGAAATTGGACTTGTTCACACCAGTCAAAGAAATTAAGTCcattatatttcaaaatagaCAAAGTTTGTGAATAAAGAAAAACGAAAGTAGATActacaaatatatagaatgcTCATACATTAATACTTTGAGTTATAAACTTAAACACATAatacaaattcaaatattaacatTAACATAAACAATAAATGTACATTGAAGTTCTCATTTGGGTGATCCAACAATGTacaacaataaatataattgatgcttgaatttttttaattgataattatatatattctaCATGTTTGCTATCTTTGGATATACTAAACATATCAAATGAAGTATGTCAATTAACCACGATCATGTTCATGACTATAAAATTAACTAATCAACCTTTGGGtaatgtttaaatattttataatcaatGAACTTCAATATACTcatgacaaataaaaaatgtatacatATTATTATGTCATCTCATATATGACATCACATAATCATGAgcaattgaattttatttaatttgaaatctaTGAAAACTTTCAAATTTGACCACTTTGGTGACTAACAAATTATTCATACTATagatatcaaattaaataaacataataattatttgataatattatacGATTTAATAAACATAAAGCTTTAGGGTTCTATCATTTTGGTGATTAACAAATCATTCATAATATCCGTTGAAGTTGTATGATTTcaataagtataaaaaataatacaattattgcaataacaataaaaattatatatatgcttATTTACAAACTAAATACGATGAATTATTTATATAACCTCCTCTAATATATATATCACTCCAAACTTTATGTATTCATTATGTGCATATCATAGTACAAACGACAccacaataaaataaaacaaaacgttgtaaataaaccaaaactttataacaaaaggaaaacccATTTGCATTAATTATTGAATGGTCAATTATTCAAAAGGCACAATATATAATCAATTCATAAAGGTAGGGCAACACAATTGTAGCGAagaatatcaataaatttaattctctcattaaaatatttgatagcATAAAAGAGTATCATAAAATAATCTTGAGAGGAAAATCACAAGTTTGTAAACTTTGTGCTCCGATACCATATATTAGGGCTTTTTTAATTTATGCAAAACAATTATAACCCTAATTCCcaaatttaaattgttaaagtttcttttaatttatgcaAAACAATTGTTACTTTAATTTCCAAATCTTAAAACTTTGTGATTTTTCAcggataaaataaataataaagaaaacataTATTGATTCATGAGattaattttgaagaaaaattctTTGTAAAGTAGAACAAATAGAGaaaacttgatttttatttcttgatCCCTTTAATTTGATTCTACCTTGTTTGATGAAGagaaaattgtatatatattagACAGAGAGATGATTAAATCTGAATAGGAATCTCTTTTTACATTTCATCATGGtaaacaattatttaaaaaacatatcatCAATTCACCTATAGGAATTTaacatttaatattattaatcctaattatcttttaaattaaataaaaaataattaataataaaataaggcaCGTGGGGCacattaaaaaagtaaaatctaaCAAGGTATGTTGTTGGTGGTCCTGAAAATAGTTCCATCCTCGATTGAAATTGACATTCTACCTTCAAAATtcgacaattattattatttgccgAGGTACAACTCCTCAGTACAATTCTCACCTAAGGATTCGAAAAGAGTAATAGAAGAAAGGAGCAAAATCATTCTTAAGTGAAAGTAGAGAAAGCTCGAAAGACCTCATGAATGACAGAATAAGAGAAGACAGAAGCTTCAAAAAAGGATGTCAAGAGGCTTGgattgtaattaattaattaagccAATGGAGAAGGGAATCACCATCCGATTGAAGCAGACGATTTGACTCTCACAAAAGTTGAAAAATTAAGTTGTAAAATGTGGCTACAGCTGACTGAACAAGGTTGGTTTGGGCCAAGCAAGGTAGTGCTTCAATATATATGCCCCGATTAAATATTCATTACTTTCCTCCCCGTGCCACTCCCAGCCAGCtagacaaaaacaaaaacaaaagagagtAGGAGTCGCATCGCATTCTCCACTAAGTCAGATGTGAATGCCAGGGTACAACTAAGGATAGCGTGCATGGGCTCCCACGTGTGAACTTGATGGAGACAGCACACATATCTCCGTGTCATTGCCACCACAGGATCACTTGGCGGCAATTTACCGTCGTCGCTTTATTCAACTTccccaaaaattcaaaaaaacataagaaaaaaagaaaagatccCGTTGTCAAACGTCATCGACCGGCAGTAGGCGGTAAAAGAAGTCTCCTCGTCGTTGCGTGGCGACGAACTTCAACGGTTTACCGACTAGTCCGGTCGCTCTATCAAGTCCACTCAGTCGATCATACCCTATTCGATATTCTGTTCGCTTCGGTTCTCCGTTTTGGGTCTTCTCTGTTTCTCAAACAGGTAACGTGAATTTTTTAAACCGTTAATCGATTAAATTGCTCCTCTTTTGAAGATCtgaggtttttattttattttatagatattTGTTGTTCATTAAGAAAACTTTTTCCGTTATTTTTTGGCGATTATTTTGGAAACGCTTGTTGTtttctcaaattattttcttgtttgaaTTATCGGCTTTGATTGTGAAAACTTCTGCTATTTTCTTCTGAGTTCTGATTTTGATTTGTCCTGAATACCTATTTGTTTGGTTTGTAGGATCAATATTCCATCAaatttgttctttcttttttgttttgataattcATATTTgatcctatttttctttttcaattatgGCATCCGTACTTCAAAGTTTCCTGTTCAATATCGTTTTTCTAGCTCTCTCTGTATCTGATGCATGCATTGACCTGTATATATCTTCTAAAATCATCAAAACTGCTAAAGAGGGTGAAAAAATTACAGTGAAAAGCTATGCAAAGCATTAAATTATTGAGGTAACCTGTTCTTGAGATTATAAATAagtattgaaaatttgagaggtttggtttatattaatttcttcaattcatttccaaacaaattttctcaaggcaaagaatccaaaatttcctttttagttGGTTGCTAGGGCTGTACGTGTTTcaggtaataaaaaatttcattccaTATTGTTGATTGTTAGATCAATGGGGAGTGAGCTCGATACTTTGAATGTTACTCAGTGTGTATACAGTATACATGTGTTGACTCTACTGTAATTGGAGTGTTTGATACTATTCCTACTGTTATGCATTGAAGTAAGAAGGAAAAAGTTTTCAATATCAATTTGGCATGGCAGGAAGCGAGAAAGTAGAAAAGAAAGAGTGCATAAGCCCATGAGGATTAAATGAGTTATAACATAGAAAATCATGATGAAGAAATCGATATTATTCCTACTTCAACATgttaaaacataaataacaaGTATAGacattaaaaaattcaatctcaGCGATATCCTTAGAGACTAAAATTCACTATAAAATCCATAGAAATGGCTAAAAATAAGGGAATAGTGCATTCATACACTTTTAAAAGACgggaaaccaaacatgaaaaatgtaAAACTTGTTCACATTGGCAATAGGTCTAGGTGACTTGTCCATCGTTCATGTTGATCCACTTGTATATCTCACACTCTGTACAGGGACTTGGAATTGCTTTCAACTAATTCTCATGTGCATTTCTCCAGCTTAATAGTCTTTGTCATTTTCAGGAATTTCTCTTCTAAACATGAAGGCTGCCAAGGGTAAGGGGGCAGCAAGGAGGGACACAAAGGAAGCATTGAAGCCTGCTGAAGACAGGTTAGATTGTCTATATTTTGTCTTGTGAAAAATTCTTACATTCTTTGGGGAGTTTGTTTAGTTTGAGATGACTCTATAAAGCTCTGTTCCTTGTCATGTTCTTAGTTGTCAGTTTTGTGGCTGAGTTAATGAGTTCTATCATATTTGATGGTGGATACGGTGGTTACAGGAATTTTGTAGTTATGGATCATGTATCTCTATTCTTTTCAGAAAGATTGGGAAGCGAAAGGCTGCTGTTAAGGCAGAAAAGAGTAGCAAAAGAGCGACCACGAAAGACAAAAAGGCCAAGAAAGACCCCAACAAACCAAAGAGGCCTCCCAGTGCCTTTTTTGTATTCCTGTATACATCTCCTCCTGTTTCTCAGTCAAGTTGAAATTGCTTCAACTTGTTGCAACTGAATTTTCAGATTTCCCTTGACTTACATCTTGTTAAAACTACAGTGAGGAGTTCAGAAAGGTcttcaaaaaggaaaatcccAATGTGAAGGCTGTCTCAGCTGTAAGAAAGCAATGTTCT includes the following:
- the LOC100256381 gene encoding high mobility group B protein 1 isoform X2; its protein translation is MKAAKGKGAARRDTKEALKPAEDRKIGKRKAAVKAEKSSKRATTKDKKAKKDPNKPKRPPSAFFVFLEEFRKVFKKENPNVKAVSAVGKAGGERWKSLSEAEKAPYEAKAAKKKAEYEKIMNAYNKKQESTADDGDEESDRSKSEVNDQDDEESAEQEEEEEEEDDDED
- the LOC100256381 gene encoding high mobility group B protein 1 isoform X3; this translates as MKAAKGKGAARRDTKEALKPAEDRKIGKRKAAVKAEKSSKRATTKDKKAKKDPNKPKRPPSAFFVFLEEFRKVFKKENPNVKAVSAVGKAGGERWKSLSEAEKAPYEAKAAKKKAEYEKIMNAYNKKQESTADDGDEESDRSKSEVNDQDDEESAEEEEEEEEDDDED